CCACCCCGTGATTGAAACCCTCTTCAGCATTGAGGTTAGGGTAAATGAACAGAACCCGCATCGGTCCTCCTCGCGAACACGTCCAAGGCGTCGATAGGGTAAGGACTTGGGCGGGCGAAGTCAAGGTCAACAGCACCTTCAGGGTACTCTAAACGAATTCTTTGCGTCTTTTTACCTCCTAAAACCTCCGACCTTACGCTCCCTCGGGTTTTGGCGTTTGTCGAGCCACGTCTGGGGTCTTGTTGCGGGGCGTGGATGGCCGGGCTTTTCGGCGGGTTTGCACCTCGTCGGCGGACGCGTATAGTCTTGCGACCGGGTGGACCGCCCGATCGACGTGATGGAGCCTCGCTCGTGACGATGACTCGCCTACCTGTCGCGATGACCTCCGCCATGGTGGTTGCGGCCGTATCGTTGGCCTTGATGGTCATCTGCTGGAATCTCGGCTGGCCGGACCCTATCCGGCTGGTGTCGGTGGTGCACTGTTCAGCGGTGCTGTGTCTGACCTGGAGTGCGGCCGGGCTGATGCTCCGGGCGCGGGGTGGTGAGGTGGGTCCCCGCCCGCTGGTCCGGGATCTTCAGGCGGTTCTCCAGATGGCCTCGATTGTGACCGGCCTGTTTGCGGTGGTGGTGATGGTGTACGCCGCGACGACGGAGGTTCTGATTCGCACGCCGTATTTGAGCGGGTATGAATCTCCGTGGCAGGTGATGGTCTGGCCGACCGGCTTTCTCGATCTGGCCTTTCTGGCCGGGGCGGTCATTCTGGCCTGGGCTCGGACGCGTGAGCCGCAACTTGTGACCCTGTGTTTTTGGGTTCTGGTTCTCGCGGGGCTATGGTTGTCGCTGCAGGTCAATCCGCTGGCGTATGTGTCGACGGAACGAGGATGGTCTTACCTCGAGACCACGCGTTGGGCAGTACCGTTCATCATCTTCAGTGCGGCGGTGATGGTGGCATTCGCATTGGGCGAGGGCTATCGCCATCATCATCGAAGGGTACGGGCCTGGCCGCACGCCCTGCAGAACCTGACTGCTGAGCGTGCTCCCTGGCCGGGTTTCCACTACAGTTTCGGGATCGTATCGGTTGTGCTGATGCTTGGAGCGTGCATCCACATTCTGTCGCCGTGGGCGGCGATGAGCGCTTTTGCGGCCGGCGGGGCGGCCCTGGCGCTTGCCGGGCGGCGTTGGGATGAGAATCTTGCGGACGTGGGATTTGGACTCATGACTTTGGGTATTGTCTCGTTGTGCCTCGTTTGGCTTCCGGTTCCGCGTCGTCCCTCGGCGGGCCATTTCGCGTCCATTTTCGCTGTGGCCGTCGTCGGGCTAGCGATCTCGACGGCGTTCTGGCACTGGCTGGCCAGGGTGTGGGACCAGCAGCTCGATCACGGGCGGGCGTGGACAACGGCCGGGCGACTCATTCCCAGTGCCCGCCGGGTAGGTTTTCTGGCCGGTGCGATTGGGGTCACGGTATCTGCGGAGCTGGCCTTCTGGCCGAAGTTGCCGGCGGTGACCGGTTTGGATCATCCCAGCATCTGGGGCTGGGTTTGGGGGCTGGGTGCTCAAGTCCTGCTGGCCCTGGGTTTGTGGGCTTCGGCCTGGATCACCCACAAGACGACGCTTGGCTGGCTGCTCCTGTTCAGTGTTGCGGCCATGGGAGCCTTCGTGCTGGTGCGTGCCGGCGACTCGCTGATCGCTCGGGCGTGGGTTCTCTACTGGCCGTTGATCGTTCCACTGGTGGGTGTAGTGGCCCTGGTTTTGTCGCGGTGGGCTGCGGATACCAAGCGATGGCGATTCATGGTTGAGCCGTTTCTGCTCACTGGATTGATCATCGCCCCGCTGGCCGGTCTGGCGGGCATCTGGCTGGTCGAGCGGCGGGCGCTGGCAAGCTGGCTGCCGGCCGCCGTGTTTGCGGCGCTAACCGGCGCGTACCTGGTGGCGGTGGTGCTCTCACGACTGAAGGGCTGTGTGTTACCTGCCCTGCTTTGTGCTGCTCTCGCCGTGCTATCTGCGGTATTCCGAGGGTGACTGATCCGCGATCCAAGGTGGTCAATTGGACACGGTGTTCAGGCTTCATATCCTGGGTTTTGGGGGGGCCGGGTCCGATGAGACTGGATGAAGGGGACGGCCGCATCCACGCGTTCGACGAAAGGGAGCATCACACCGTTCAGATGGCCTGGGATCAGAGCGGCCCGCTTCTTGGGATGTCCCCCTGGCGCCCCCTGATGGGTTTGACTTTGCGGGCCATTGGTGGTCTGATCGGCGATCATGAACCAGACCAAGCGACTCCAGCGTATCGGCGTACTGACCGGGGGCGGCGACTGTCCGGGACTGAACGCGGTGATCCGAGCGGTGGCCAAGACGGCGATCTACCAGCACGGCCTCGAAGTCTGGGGTATTGAGGACGGCTTCCTGGGGCTGATCCGCAATCGGATGAGGCCGCTGGAAGCCAAGGATGTGTCCAACATTTTGACCCAGGGGGGCACGATTCTGGGCACAAGCAACAAGGCCAATCCAGCCCATTTTGCGACCGGCACGGCCCCCGACGGTTCGCCGGTTTTCGAGGACGTGACCTCGCGAGTCACGGAGCATATTCGCGAGCGGGGGCTTGACGCGATCATTTGCATCGGTGGTGACGGGACGATGACCGGGGCGGCGGACCTAGCCAAGCGCGGCATCCGCTGCGTGGGCGTCCCCAAGACGATCGACAACGATCTGATGGGTACGGAGATCACGTTCGGTTTTCAGACCGCGGTCAACACCGCCACCGAGGCTTTGGATCGGGTGCACACCACCGCCTCCAGCCACCACCGCGTCATGCTGGTCGAGATCATGGGCCGCAACGCCGGCTGGCTGACGCTGCACAGCGGGCTGGCCAGCGGAGCCGACGTGGTTCTGATCCCCGAGATTCCCTACAAACTTGAGGTGGTCTGCGAAGCGTGTGTGCAGCGATCGAAGCGGGGCAAGGCTTTCACCATCATCGCGGTCTCCGAAGGGGCCAAGCCCGAGGGCGGCCAGCAGGTGATCGATCGGGTCATCAAGGACAGTCCCGACCCCATCAGGCTGGGCGGGATCAGCCAGGTTCTGTGCAGTCAGATTGGCGAGCGAACCGGCCTGGAATGCCGGGCGACGATCCTCGGGCATGTTCAGCGTGGCGGGACCCCGGTTCCGCAGGATCGGGTTCTGGGCACGCTCTTTGGGCACAAGGCTCTGGATCTCGCCCTGGCCGGCCGGTTCAACGAGCTGGTGGTGGTGCAGAAAGCGGAGATCGGCAGCGTGTCGATCGAGTCCGCCGCGGGCAAGCAGAGGCTGGTGCCCGTGGACCATCCGTTGATTGCTGCGGCCCGCGGTGTGGGCACGACGTTTGGTGACCAGCAGTGAAGCGGGCCCGATCCTGTGCGGCGTGGGCGTGCCGCCCATAGTCTTCAGGTTCGCAGGCTTCACCCCCGGAGAGCGCAGCCCATGGTCGACCTGACCGATGCCCAGATTGCCGACTTCTTCCGCCGCAGCTACTCGGCTGTGGACGGACTGTGGTTCATGAAGCTCGAAGAGGCTGGAGGATTCGAGCAAGCCCTCGACATCGATGTGCGCGTCTGGCAGATCATGCCCAAGATCCAGGCCCGCAAGATGAAGGAACTCACCGGCCTGGATCGGGGCGTGGGCGCTCTGCACGACTGCCTCACGACCAAGTTTCGCATCGAGGGTTTCGGGTTTACCTCGAACCGGGAGGCGGACGGTTCGGGCTTTACCATTCGCATTGCCCGCTGCCCTTGGTACGACCTGCTGGTCAAGTCGAAACGCGAGCACCTAGCCGGGACTATCGGGACGCGGATCTGCAACGCGGAGTTCAGCACGTGGGCCAGTGAGTTCGGCGAAGGCATCCGCTTCTCGCTCGGCGACCAACTCTGCGGCGCCTGCCAGCAGTGCGTGATGCGGTTCCAGCTCAGCCCCTGGTAAGATGCTCTGCGAGTTTCTCGGCGGCGAAGCATCGACGTGGAAGAAGGCTAATCCAAGGAGACGTGCGGTGAGATCGTTCTGTCCAGGCGTATGCTGCCGGACCCGGATGGCGGCGACTCTGATTCTGCTGACGTGCGTGACGCTGCAGGTGGCACCGGCCGCGGAGCCCGCGGTCACCCCGAAGCCAGGCCTCAAGGAAGTGATTGTCGTGTTCAAGACTCACTTCGACATCGGCTACACCGACCTGGCCCGGAACGTGCTTGGCGCTTATCGAACGAGCATGATGGACAAGGCGCTGGCCGTGTGCGACGCGAGCCGATCGATGCCGCCCGAGCAGCAGTTTGTCTGGACGATTCCGGGATGGCCCCTGTCCGAAATGATCGGAAGTGGGCAGACGGTTCCGCGACGCGAACGGGTGCTAGAGATGATGCGGGCCGGACGATTTGTCTGGCATGCTCTGCCGTTCACGACGCACACCGAGTCGCTCGACCTGGAAGACCTGGTACGGGGCCTGGGATTCTCGTCGCGGATGTCGCGATTGCTGAGCCAACCGCTTCCGCGTGACGCCAAGATGACGGATGTTCCTTCGCATGCCTGGGCGCTGTCGACGGTTTTGTCCCGCGCCGGGGTTGAGTTTCTGCATCTGGGATGTAACAGCGGCAGCACGCCGCCGGCCACCCCAGCGCTTTTCTGGTGGGAAGGGCCGGACGGCTCGCGACTGCTGACCATGCTGGTTCACGGCTATGGCACCGGTCTGCATCCACCCAAAGGCTGGCCGCACGCCACCTGGCTGGCGCTCATCCACACCGGCGACAACGTCGGCCCGCCCTCCCCGGAGAGTGTTCGCAGACTGCTCGAGCAAGCGAGCCGCGAGCTTCCCGGTGTCCACGTCCGCATGGGCCGATTGTCCGACTTCTCTGATGCCATCCGCAAGGAGCATCCGGACCTGCCGGTGGTCCGGGCGGACATGCCGGACAGTTGGATCCACGGAGTCATGGCCATGCCGATCGAGACGGGTATTGCCCGTCGGGTCCGCCCGGCCATTGGGGCGCTCGAGGCGATCCACGCGTTGGGCCGGGCCTGGGGGCTGGATGGCCCGGAGGTCAATGACCGGGTAGCGAAGTCCTACGAGGGCAGCCTGCTTTACGGTGAGCATACCTGGGGCATCGACATCAAGAAGTTCGGTCAACGGCTGTACGGGGAGGCATGGACGACCGCGAGAGCCAAGGGTAGCTATGCCAAGGCGGAGGAGTCTTTCGTCGAGAAGGGGGACCGCATTCGCTCGGCTGAGGGTCTGGTGCTGCCGGCGCTCGACGAGCATGTGAGTCGTCTGGCCCGGGCGGTGGCGGCCGAGGGGACACGAGTCGTGGTTTTCAACCCGCTTCCCTGGCGGCGGCACGGTGTCGTGACGGTGAAGTGGCCGGGCACTCGTCCCCAGGGTCTGGGTGAAGCGAGTGGTGCAGGCCAGGTAGTGGTTGAGTCTGAAGGCGACATAATCCGCTTTGTCGCCCGCGACCTGCCGCCGCTGGGTTACCGCACCTACACGGCCTCCGAGGCGCCGGCAGGAACGGACAGCGACCTGCAGGCCGATATGGCCGATGCCATGCTGGAGAACGCCTTCCTGCGGCTGCGGGTCGACGCCGAGCGCGGCTGCATCTCGTCGCTGGTGGACAAGGCCACCCATCGCGAGTTGGCGGCCGGCGATGACGGCGGGCTCGGGCGGTATCTGTATGAGCGATTTGACTCGGAGGATCTGAAGCGATACCTGGATGCTTACACCGTATCCGACGAGGGCTGGGTCATCGCCGACTTCGGCAAGCCCAACCTACCGCCGGCCGCCCAGGTGCCGCACGTGAGCGCCTGGGCCGAGGGTTTCGATCTTGCGATCACACGGGGGCCGGTGTCTGCTGTTGCGGTGATGACTCCCAAGGGATCGCCGGCGTTCCCGCACGCGGTCAGTCTCAGAATCGTGTTATACCGTGACCTTCCCTGGGTGGACCTGGAGTGGTCGATCCGCGACAAATCGCCGGACCCGTGGCCGGAGGCGGGGTGGCTGTGCCTGCCCTTCGCGATCGACCCACCCTCTTTCCGTCTGGGCCGGCTGGGAGCGATCATTGATCCTGCCGCGGATATCCAGCCGCTGGCGAACCGCGACGTGTTCTGCCTGAGCACCGGTCTGACGTTGACGGGTGCGAACGGGGCGGGCGTAGGTCTTTGTCCGCTCGACTCCCCGCTGGTCAGTCTGGGGCAGCCGGGGCTGTGGCGTTTTTCGAAGGCGTTCGCGTCTCTTGGCCCGAGGGTGTACGTGAACCTGTTCAACAATCAGTGGTCGACGAATTTTCAGCAGTGGATCGGCGGTTCGTGGACCTCGCGTATCCGGGTGTGGTCCGTGGCCGGGAGTCGTGGCGAGGACTGTCTGATTGGTCCGGCCTGGGAGGGGCGTTCCCCCTGCCGAGCGGGCGTATTCGATGGTCCCGCCGGCAGCCTGCCGCCCGCCCAAGCCGGTGTGGCACTGTCTCGTCGCGGCATCCTCGTGACCGCCTTGGGCGACAACCCGGACGGCAGCGGCACGGTTCTCCGCCTTTGGGAACAGGCCGGCGACGGAGGGCTATGCCGCGTGACGCTGCCAAAGGGCATGAAGGTGGGCGTGGTGCGGCCGTGCGATCTCCGTGGGGGTTCGATCGGCGAACCGATTGCCGTCCACCGTGGGCAGTTCGAAGTGGAGGTACCTGCGTTTGCGCCCGTCAGCCTGCTGCTGGAGAGCGGCTCCTGACTGAACCTCGTTACCAGCGGTCTGTGGGACAACGGCCCGCGATCTGGTGTGGAAACGCGGGGGCGGTTCGTTGTCACGGAAGGAGTGGATCCAACACCCTTGCAACACCCCACGGAAACGAAGGCTACGGACCCTGGCGACGATTGAGGCAGGCGATATTGCCTTCCGCGTCGGTGGCGAAGGAGTACGGGCGTTCGTAGACAGTGTCTCCGACCTTCCAGGATTCGAGGCAGACCTCACAGGAGTAGGAGTAGAAGACCGCGGAGCTACAGCCGAACGTGAGGCGGCCCTCGCACGGCAGGAGGCGGCCGCAGCGTGGGCACGGAAGCGGTCCGGGACGGTGAGGCTCTCTCGTCATGTCCGGCCGAGGATCGGGGACCATGGGTCACAGGCTCGCCGGGACCACGAAGGGAGGCCGGTACTCGCGGGTGAGCATGGCATTGGCGGCTGAATCGCCAACGAAGGCTTCCTTCTCGGCATCGACGACGAGCTTCTTGCCCAGGCGATACTTGGCCCCGTCGATGGGCACCGCGTTTAGCTTGAGATGCTCCTGCATCCGTTCGTAGGTCTCGACCGCGTCTTTGTTATCGCCGAACGCCTTGCCTTGAGCGCTGAATGGCTCTTCCGAGCCGACGCGGTAGGAGATGTTGGCCATATGCACGAGGGCGGCCGACAGGTGGCCTTCAAGGACATCGGCGGTCAGATCGGTGTGCTTGCGACTGCGGATGGCCTTGATGAAGTTGGCGTGGTGGTCTCCGGCACCTTTGAAGTCGACGATCTTCTTGCCATCCAGGTCGAAGGCCGCTCCCTTGGTGTAGCTGGTCAAGACGACGTACCCTTCCGTGCCGTGGAAGACGACCCCGACGCCGGCTCCGCGATAGTCTGGGGTCTTCAGGCCGCGAACCTCGAAGATGATCTGGGAATCGCCGTAGTCGATGAAGCTGAGATGGGTGTTCGGCGTCTGGCCGTCGTCCTCGTAGCCAAACCGGCCGCCCAAGCCGGTCGCGGTTTGGGGTAGTGTGTCCTTGTTGAGGCCCCATCGAGCGATATCCATCTGGTGGATGCCCTGGTTGCCGAGATCGCCGTTCCCGTAGTCCCAGAACCAGTGCCAATCGTAGTGGAAC
This DNA window, taken from Phycisphaerae bacterium, encodes the following:
- a CDS encoding 6-phosphofructokinase, with protein sequence MNQTKRLQRIGVLTGGGDCPGLNAVIRAVAKTAIYQHGLEVWGIEDGFLGLIRNRMRPLEAKDVSNILTQGGTILGTSNKANPAHFATGTAPDGSPVFEDVTSRVTEHIRERGLDAIICIGGDGTMTGAADLAKRGIRCVGVPKTIDNDLMGTEITFGFQTAVNTATEALDRVHTTASSHHRVMLVEIMGRNAGWLTLHSGLASGADVVLIPEIPYKLEVVCEACVQRSKRGKAFTIIAVSEGAKPEGGQQVIDRVIKDSPDPIRLGGISQVLCSQIGERTGLECRATILGHVQRGGTPVPQDRVLGTLFGHKALDLALAGRFNELVVVQKAEIGSVSIESAAGKQRLVPVDHPLIAAARGVGTTFGDQQ
- a CDS encoding Gfo/Idh/MocA family oxidoreductase; the encoded protein is MSRISRRRFLEDSMFAAAAAVTAGSDLRAFAEEVKEPRKIGPNDRIRVAVIGFNSQGRGHIGALLGLKGVEIAALCDVDKNLHAGAVKMVTDKGRPAPKCEQDFRRVLDDPSIDAISSATPNHWHALLSVMAMQAGKDVYIEKPACHNITEGRRMVQAARKYGRICQIGTQCRSMKGTIDAIRYVHEGKIGKVTVARGLCYKSRNSIGKADGEQPVPAGVDYDLWLGPAPKVPVRRKKFHYDWHWFWDYGNGDLGNQGIHQMDIARWGLNKDTLPQTATGLGGRFGYEDDGQTPNTHLSFIDYGDSQIIFEVRGLKTPDYRGAGVGVVFHGTEGYVVLTSYTKGAAFDLDGKKIVDFKGAGDHHANFIKAIRSRKHTDLTADVLEGHLSAALVHMANISYRVGSEEPFSAQGKAFGDNKDAVETYERMQEHLKLNAVPIDGAKYRLGKKLVVDAEKEAFVGDSAANAMLTREYRPPFVVPASL